In Saccharothrix violaceirubra, the following are encoded in one genomic region:
- a CDS encoding class II fumarate hydratase, with translation MGEQDYRVEHDTMGEVRVPVDALWRAQTQRAVENFPISGRGLDRAQIRALGLLKAAAARVNARLGVLDEDVATAIAEAADAVAEGDHDAHFPVDVFQTGSGTSSNMNANEVIATLASRALGRDVHPNDHVNASQSSNDTFPTTLRVAATEAVARDVIPALAHLAEVLDARAADWASVVKSGRTHLMDAVPITLGQEVGAWATQVRNGIARLEASLPRLAELPIGGTAVGSGLNAPAGFGAAVSAELAAATGLPLTEARDHFEAQATQDGAVEISGQLRTTAVSLYKIANDLRWLGSGPRTGLAELALPDLQPGSSIMPGKVNPVIPEATMMVVAQVVGNDAAVAFAGSQGNFQLNVMLPVIARNVLESARLLSAVARLLADKVLTGAEPQVDRLREYAESSPSIVTPLNRHLGYEEAASIAKQSLKERKTIREVVLERGHVPGKLTEAELDEALDVLRMAHGGR, from the coding sequence TGGAGAACTTCCCCATCTCCGGCCGCGGCCTCGACCGCGCGCAGATCCGGGCCTTGGGCCTGCTCAAGGCCGCCGCCGCCCGGGTCAACGCACGCCTGGGCGTGCTCGACGAGGACGTGGCGACGGCCATCGCCGAGGCCGCCGACGCGGTCGCGGAAGGCGACCACGACGCCCACTTCCCGGTCGACGTCTTCCAGACCGGTTCGGGCACCTCGTCCAACATGAACGCGAACGAGGTCATCGCCACCCTGGCGAGCCGCGCCCTGGGCCGGGACGTCCACCCCAACGACCACGTCAACGCCTCGCAGTCGTCGAACGACACCTTCCCCACCACGCTGCGCGTCGCCGCGACCGAGGCGGTGGCCCGCGACGTGATCCCCGCGCTGGCCCACCTCGCCGAGGTCCTCGACGCCCGCGCCGCCGACTGGGCCTCAGTGGTGAAGTCCGGCCGCACGCACCTCATGGACGCCGTGCCGATCACTCTCGGCCAGGAGGTCGGCGCGTGGGCCACCCAGGTGCGCAACGGCATCGCCCGCCTGGAGGCGAGCCTGCCGCGCCTGGCCGAACTCCCGATCGGCGGCACCGCCGTCGGCAGCGGCCTCAACGCGCCCGCCGGTTTCGGCGCGGCGGTGTCGGCCGAACTGGCCGCCGCGACCGGCCTGCCCCTGACCGAGGCACGCGACCACTTCGAGGCCCAGGCCACCCAGGACGGCGCGGTCGAGATCTCCGGCCAGCTCCGCACCACGGCCGTGAGCCTCTACAAGATCGCGAACGACCTCCGCTGGCTGGGCTCGGGCCCCCGTACAGGCCTGGCGGAACTGGCCCTGCCCGACCTCCAGCCCGGCTCGTCCATCATGCCGGGCAAGGTGAACCCGGTGATCCCCGAGGCGACGATGATGGTCGTCGCCCAGGTCGTCGGCAACGACGCCGCCGTGGCGTTCGCCGGTTCCCAGGGCAACTTCCAGCTCAACGTCATGCTCCCGGTCATCGCCCGCAACGTCCTCGAGTCGGCACGACTCCTGTCCGCCGTCGCACGCCTGCTGGCGGACAAGGTCCTGACCGGCGCCGAGCCCCAGGTCGACCGTCTGCGCGAGTACGCCGAGTCCTCCCCGTCCATCGTGACCCCGCTCAACCGCCACCTCGGCTACGAGGAGGCCGCGTCGATCGCCAAGCAGTCCCTCAAGGAGCGCAAGACCATCCGCGAGGTCGTCCTCGAACGCGGCCACGTACCGGGCAAACTCACCGAGGCGGAACTCGACGAAGCCCTGGACGTCCTCCGCATGGCCCACGGCGGACGCTGA
- a CDS encoding DMT family transporter, translating into MRMAIVAGVLSSVIVGASVPTTGMLQDYPLLTGQALRYALGGVLLLGLTLLRRERVVLPRRRDWLALVALVGFGMLGFNACVLYAQRYAEPGFVAAVLGASPLVLALVAPLLAGRRPALMPVVGAGAVVAGVVALSGGGAWHGPGLVLAVLTMVCEASFTLFAVGVVRRLGGVAVSMWCCFIAAAVGGVVGSVVGGWRVPTVREGAALVVLGVLVTAVAFVLWYFAMDRLGADRAGVLVGLMPVAGLVAAVALGAQQATLVAFAGAVAVAGGCAVGLWRRGARVVSDESSSAGGDGGAVAAEPVLAGVVATGVESACPSSAGAESDRSVAARPGSAGAVPAGAASAGAVSVGAASGDGGEAGRVVAVG; encoded by the coding sequence ATGCGAATGGCGATTGTGGCCGGTGTGCTGTCGTCGGTGATCGTGGGCGCCTCGGTTCCCACGACTGGGATGCTTCAGGACTACCCGCTGCTGACGGGGCAGGCACTGCGCTACGCGTTGGGTGGCGTGTTGCTGCTCGGATTGACGTTGCTGCGCCGTGAACGGGTCGTGTTGCCGCGGCGCAGGGACTGGCTGGCGTTGGTGGCGCTGGTGGGCTTCGGGATGCTCGGGTTCAACGCGTGTGTCCTGTACGCCCAGCGGTACGCCGAGCCCGGGTTCGTGGCGGCGGTGCTCGGTGCCAGCCCGCTGGTGTTGGCGTTGGTCGCGCCCCTGCTGGCGGGGCGTCGACCGGCGCTGATGCCGGTGGTCGGTGCCGGGGCCGTGGTCGCGGGTGTCGTCGCGCTGTCCGGCGGTGGGGCGTGGCACGGGCCGGGGCTTGTGCTGGCCGTGTTGACGATGGTGTGCGAGGCGTCGTTCACGCTCTTCGCCGTCGGGGTGGTGCGGCGCCTCGGCGGGGTCGCCGTGTCGATGTGGTGCTGCTTCATCGCCGCGGCGGTGGGCGGCGTGGTCGGCTCGGTGGTCGGTGGGTGGCGTGTGCCCACGGTCCGCGAAGGGGCGGCGTTGGTGGTGCTGGGGGTTTTGGTGACGGCGGTCGCCTTCGTCCTCTGGTACTTCGCCATGGACCGGTTGGGTGCCGACCGGGCCGGGGTGCTGGTCGGGCTCATGCCGGTGGCGGGGCTGGTGGCCGCCGTGGCGTTGGGCGCGCAGCAGGCCACGCTGGTCGCGTTCGCGGGTGCCGTGGCCGTGGCCGGTGGGTGTGCGGTGGGCCTGTGGCGGCGTGGGGCGCGGGTCGTTTCGGACGAGTCGTCCTCTGCGGGCGGGGACGGCGGTGCCGTGGCGGCCGAACCTGTCTTGGCCGGTGTGGTGGCGACCGGTGTCGAGTCGGCCTGCCCTTCCTCGGCTGGTGCGGAGTCGGACAGATCGGTGGCGGCCCGACCTGGTTCGGCCGGTGCGGTCCCTGCCGGTGCTGCGTCGGCTGGTGCGGTGTCTGTTGGTGCTGCGTCGGGCGACGGCGGCGAAGCGGGGCGTGTCGTGGCCGTTGGGTGA
- the pdxR gene encoding MocR-like pyridoxine biosynthesis transcription factor PdxR yields MATNWTTYRELLLPHPTGRRRAVESELRRAVRDGRLAPGTRLPSSRDLAAQLGVARGTVTSAYAQLVGEGYLVARRGSGTAVAAAVTWPDAPPADRPPEDAAPPRRWRYDLRPGLPALNAFPRDEWSQAHRTALAGLPADALGYPDPAGYAGLRAELADYLGRVRAVAARPSDVVVTDGAAEGLALVAKVLRDNGHRTVAVEDPCHFGSTALLSSHGLEAVRVPVDERGIRVDRLAATDCRAVLVTAAHQFPLGVVLHPERRRALLAWAHDRDGLVVEDDYDAEHRYDRPATGAMQALDPNRVVYQGSTSKVLAPALRLGWLVLPPVLHAAVVQRKRMNDLGTATLPQAALAHLMRSGGYDRHLRRTRQLYRARRDALLSALAEELPTWEPIGVAAGLHVVIRLPDGTDDVAVQGRLAGRGVNTLALADFAGTPTFPGLVLGYAATTPDRLRAAVRIMASVGTVGTSVRTPPLDSRPR; encoded by the coding sequence ATGGCCACGAACTGGACCACTTACCGTGAACTCCTGCTCCCCCACCCGACGGGACGTCGCCGCGCCGTGGAGTCCGAACTGCGCCGCGCGGTGCGCGACGGCCGTCTCGCCCCCGGCACCCGCCTGCCGTCCAGCCGGGACCTCGCCGCCCAACTCGGCGTAGCCCGAGGCACGGTCACCTCGGCCTACGCCCAACTGGTCGGCGAGGGCTACCTGGTCGCCAGGCGCGGCTCCGGAACCGCGGTCGCCGCCGCGGTCACGTGGCCCGACGCCCCACCGGCCGACCGGCCGCCGGAGGACGCCGCACCACCCCGCCGCTGGCGGTACGACCTGCGCCCCGGCCTGCCCGCACTCAACGCGTTCCCACGCGACGAGTGGTCACAGGCCCACCGCACCGCCCTCGCCGGACTCCCCGCCGACGCCCTCGGCTACCCGGACCCGGCCGGGTACGCGGGCCTCCGCGCGGAGCTTGCCGACTACCTCGGCCGGGTCCGGGCGGTGGCCGCCCGGCCGTCCGACGTGGTCGTCACCGACGGCGCCGCCGAGGGACTCGCCCTCGTGGCGAAAGTGTTGCGCGACAACGGACACCGCACAGTCGCCGTCGAGGACCCATGCCACTTCGGCAGCACCGCCCTCCTGTCCTCACACGGCTTGGAGGCCGTGCGAGTACCCGTCGACGAACGGGGAATCCGCGTCGACCGATTGGCCGCCACGGACTGCCGCGCCGTGCTCGTGACCGCGGCCCACCAGTTCCCGCTCGGCGTCGTGCTGCATCCGGAACGCCGACGGGCCCTGCTGGCATGGGCACACGACCGCGACGGCCTCGTGGTCGAAGACGACTACGACGCCGAACACCGCTACGACCGACCCGCGACCGGCGCGATGCAGGCACTCGACCCGAACCGTGTCGTCTACCAGGGCAGCACGAGCAAGGTGCTCGCACCCGCACTACGCCTCGGCTGGCTCGTCCTGCCGCCCGTGTTGCACGCCGCCGTCGTGCAACGCAAGCGGATGAACGACCTCGGCACGGCGACCCTTCCGCAGGCCGCACTCGCACACCTGATGCGCTCCGGCGGCTACGACCGCCATCTGCGACGCACCCGTCAGCTGTACCGGGCACGCCGCGACGCGCTGCTCTCCGCGTTGGCCGAAGAGCTGCCGACGTGGGAACCGATCGGTGTCGCGGCCGGGCTGCACGTGGTGATCCGCCTGCCGGACGGGACCGACGACGTTGCCGTGCAAGGACGTCTGGCGGGCAGAGGCGTCAACACCCTCGCATTGGCGGACTTCGCCGGGACACCGACTTTTCCGGGGTTGGTCCTGGGCTACGCGGCCACGACCCCGGACCGGCTGCGGGCGGCGGTGCGGATCATGGCGAGCGTCGGAACCGTGGGCACATCCGTTCGAACACCTCCTCTCGATTCACGACCAAGGTAG
- a CDS encoding ATP-dependent DNA ligase: MLFSEVVETSAAVAATRSRLAKVAALAGLVRRSTTPAVVSFLVGAPSQGRVGAGFRTVFDLSVPPDGEATLTVSDVDEALGAFAGISGKGAAGRRAEALAGLFSRATESEQDFLRRLLTGELRQGALEGVMLDAIAKASDVPGEVVRRAFMLSGSLSETASAALSTGVEGLSAFRLQVGRPVRPMLASPAASLPEALAELGSCVVEHKLDGARIQVHRQGDEVRVFTRTLREITASVPELVELVRGLACDSVVLDGETLALDDSGKPRPFQETMSRFGAQDTRELLLSPFFFDCLHRDGVDLLDEPLRARLAALRDIAGEHVIPGLSDPDGDRAAAVLDEALDAGHEGVMVKSLESVYAAGRRGRAWQKVKPVHTLDLVVLGVEWGSGRRKGLLSNLHLGARDPDGGPPMMVGKTFKGLTDELLAWQTRELLAIATDKSEWVVEVRPELVIEIELDGVQTSTRYPGGVALRFARVVRYRPDKDAAEADTIDTVRALSHKAGGAIG, encoded by the coding sequence ATGTTGTTCTCCGAGGTCGTCGAGACGTCCGCCGCGGTGGCGGCGACGCGCTCCCGCCTGGCCAAGGTCGCCGCCCTGGCCGGACTGGTACGCCGGTCGACCACGCCCGCGGTCGTCTCGTTCCTGGTCGGTGCACCGAGCCAGGGCCGCGTCGGCGCGGGTTTCCGCACCGTGTTCGACCTTTCCGTGCCGCCGGACGGTGAGGCGACGCTGACGGTGTCCGATGTGGACGAGGCGCTCGGCGCGTTCGCGGGGATCAGCGGCAAGGGCGCGGCGGGCAGGCGGGCCGAGGCGTTGGCCGGCCTGTTCTCCCGCGCCACGGAATCCGAACAGGACTTCCTGCGCCGGTTGCTGACCGGGGAACTGCGCCAGGGAGCGTTGGAAGGGGTGATGCTGGACGCGATAGCGAAAGCCTCGGACGTGCCGGGCGAGGTGGTGCGCCGGGCGTTCATGCTCAGCGGGAGCCTGTCGGAGACGGCTTCGGCCGCGTTGTCGACAGGTGTCGAGGGCCTGTCGGCGTTCCGGCTCCAGGTCGGCCGTCCGGTCCGACCGATGCTGGCCTCCCCCGCGGCGTCCCTACCGGAGGCGTTGGCAGAGCTGGGTTCCTGCGTGGTCGAGCACAAGCTCGACGGCGCACGGATCCAGGTCCACCGGCAAGGGGACGAGGTCCGGGTGTTCACCCGGACGCTGCGGGAGATCACGGCATCGGTTCCGGAGCTGGTCGAGCTGGTGCGGGGACTGGCATGCGACTCGGTGGTGCTCGACGGGGAGACGCTGGCGCTCGACGACAGCGGCAAACCGCGGCCGTTCCAGGAGACGATGAGCAGGTTCGGCGCACAGGACACCCGGGAACTGTTGCTGAGCCCGTTCTTCTTCGACTGCCTGCACCGGGACGGTGTCGATCTGCTCGACGAGCCGTTGCGCGCACGGCTCGCGGCGCTGCGCGACATCGCGGGCGAGCACGTCATTCCCGGCTTGTCCGATCCCGACGGCGACCGTGCGGCGGCCGTGCTCGACGAGGCGTTGGACGCCGGGCACGAGGGCGTGATGGTCAAGTCGCTGGAGTCGGTCTACGCGGCCGGTCGGCGTGGGCGGGCGTGGCAGAAGGTCAAACCCGTCCACACCCTCGACCTGGTCGTACTGGGTGTCGAGTGGGGCAGCGGTCGCCGCAAGGGCCTGCTGTCCAACCTGCACCTGGGCGCCCGGGACCCGGACGGCGGTCCGCCGATGATGGTGGGCAAGACGTTCAAGGGGCTGACCGACGAACTGCTGGCTTGGCAGACCCGCGAACTGCTGGCCATCGCCACCGACAAGAGCGAGTGGGTGGTCGAGGTCCGTCCCGAACTCGTGATCGAGATCGAACTCGACGGCGTCCAGACGAGCACGCGGTATCCGGGCGGCGTAGCGCTGCGCTTTGCCCGGGTCGTCCGCTACCGACCCGACAAGGACGCTGCCGAAGCCGACACGATCGACACCGTGCGAGCGTTGTCGCACAAGGCAGGTGGTGCCATTGGCTGA
- a CDS encoding GuaB1 family IMP dehydrogenase-related protein, translating to MRFIEGHRPSHDLTYDDVFLVPGRSAVESRFGVDLSTFDGTGATIPVVVANMTAVAGRRMAETVARRGGLVVLPQDMAPDAVAEIVGWVKARHTVWDTPLTLEPGDSVADALNLLHKRAHGAVVVVDGDGRPVGVVDEGALAGVDRFTRLQDVLDERVVTVTLGTPSREVFGLLHGGSQRVALGVDGDGVLRGVLTELGALRAEVYAPAVDADGRLRVAAAIGVNGDVRAKAADLLKAGVDTLVVDTAHGHQEKMITALHAVRSLEPGVPVVAGNVVTAEGVRDLVEAGADVVKVGVGPGAMCTTRMMTGVGRPQFSAVAECATQARALGKHVWADGGVRHPRDVALALAAGASAAMVGSWFAGTYESPGDLHRDEAGRLYKESFGMASKRAVSARTRSDNAFDRARKGLFEEGISASRMRLDPARAGVEDLLDSITAGVRSACTYAGATTLEEFHGRAVLGVQSAAGFAEGRPLPAGW from the coding sequence GTGCGATTCATCGAGGGGCACCGGCCCAGTCACGATCTGACCTACGACGACGTCTTCCTCGTTCCCGGCCGGTCGGCGGTCGAGTCCCGGTTCGGGGTGGATCTGTCGACCTTCGACGGGACAGGGGCCACGATTCCGGTCGTGGTGGCCAACATGACCGCGGTCGCGGGGCGGCGGATGGCCGAGACCGTGGCCCGGCGCGGCGGGTTGGTGGTGCTGCCCCAGGACATGGCGCCGGATGCCGTCGCCGAGATCGTCGGGTGGGTCAAGGCGCGGCACACGGTCTGGGACACGCCGTTGACGCTGGAGCCCGGTGATTCCGTCGCCGATGCGCTCAACCTGCTGCACAAGCGGGCGCACGGTGCGGTGGTCGTGGTCGACGGCGACGGACGGCCGGTCGGGGTCGTCGACGAGGGTGCGTTGGCCGGGGTGGACCGGTTCACGCGGTTGCAGGACGTCCTGGACGAGCGGGTCGTCACCGTCACGCTCGGGACTCCGTCGCGTGAGGTGTTCGGGCTGCTGCACGGCGGTTCGCAACGGGTCGCGCTCGGGGTCGACGGCGACGGGGTGCTGCGGGGCGTGCTGACCGAACTCGGCGCGTTGCGGGCCGAGGTGTACGCGCCGGCGGTCGACGCCGACGGACGGTTGCGGGTCGCGGCGGCGATCGGTGTCAACGGCGACGTGCGCGCCAAGGCCGCCGACCTGCTCAAGGCCGGGGTGGACACGCTGGTCGTGGACACCGCGCACGGGCACCAGGAAAAGATGATCACGGCGCTGCACGCCGTGCGGTCGTTGGAGCCCGGGGTTCCGGTGGTCGCGGGCAACGTGGTGACCGCCGAAGGCGTGCGGGACCTGGTCGAAGCGGGTGCGGACGTGGTGAAGGTCGGCGTCGGGCCGGGGGCCATGTGCACCACGCGCATGATGACCGGGGTCGGCCGACCGCAGTTCTCGGCGGTCGCCGAGTGCGCGACGCAGGCACGTGCGCTGGGCAAGCACGTGTGGGCCGACGGCGGTGTGCGGCATCCGCGTGACGTCGCGCTGGCGTTGGCTGCCGGGGCTTCCGCGGCCATGGTCGGTTCGTGGTTCGCGGGGACCTACGAGTCGCCCGGCGACCTGCACCGCGACGAGGCGGGACGGCTTTACAAGGAGTCGTTCGGCATGGCCTCGAAGCGGGCGGTGAGTGCGCGGACCCGAAGCGACAACGCGTTCGACCGGGCGCGGAAGGGGTTGTTCGAGGAGGGCATCTCCGCGTCGCGGATGCGGCTCGACCCGGCGCGGGCGGGGGTCGAGGACCTGCTGGACTCGATCACGGCCGGTGTGCGGTCGGCCTGCACCTACGCGGGTGCGACCACCCTGGAGGAGTTCCACGGGCGGGCGGTGCTGGGCGTGCAGTCGGCGGCCGGATTCGCGGAGGGTCGTCCGCTGCCCGCCGGGTGGTGA
- a CDS encoding PhoH family protein gives MVDTSVLLSDPLAISRFAEHEVVLPLVVISELEAKRNHPELGWFAREALRLLDDLRLRHGRLDSPVPIGDVGGTLRVELNHTDPEVLPAGFRTDSNDARILACSLNLAAEGHKVVLVTKDMPLRVKAGAVGLAAEEYRAHDVTLSGYSGMADVDVDQSVVDALYREGTVDPSTVDLARLAELPCHSGLRLLAGTSSALARVTPDKQIRLVRGDREAFGLHGRSAEQRVALDLLLDTEVGIVSLGGRAGTGKSALALCAGLEAVMERRQHRKVVVFRPLYAVGGQELGYLPGSETEKMQPWAQAVFDTLGALVSQDVVEEIMDRGMLEVLPLTHIRGRSLHDSYVIVDEAQSLERNVLLTVLSRLGANSRVVLTHDVAQRDNLRVGRHDGVAAVIEKLKGHPLFAHITLTRSERSPIAALVTEMLEDYAS, from the coding sequence GTGGTGGACACGTCCGTGTTGCTCTCCGACCCCCTGGCCATCTCGCGGTTCGCGGAGCACGAGGTCGTGCTGCCGCTCGTGGTGATCAGCGAGCTGGAGGCCAAGCGGAACCACCCCGAGCTGGGTTGGTTCGCCCGGGAAGCGTTGCGACTGCTCGACGACCTGCGGTTGCGGCACGGTCGCCTCGACAGCCCCGTGCCGATCGGGGACGTCGGCGGCACGCTGCGCGTCGAGTTGAACCACACCGACCCGGAGGTGCTGCCCGCGGGTTTCCGCACGGACTCCAACGACGCCCGCATCCTGGCCTGTTCGCTCAACCTCGCGGCCGAGGGGCACAAGGTCGTCCTGGTCACCAAGGACATGCCCCTGCGCGTGAAGGCGGGCGCGGTCGGCTTGGCGGCCGAGGAGTACCGGGCGCACGACGTGACCCTGTCCGGGTACAGCGGCATGGCGGACGTGGACGTGGACCAGTCCGTCGTGGACGCGCTCTACCGCGAAGGAACCGTCGACCCGTCGACGGTCGACCTCGCCCGACTGGCCGAACTGCCGTGCCACAGCGGTCTGCGCCTGCTGGCCGGGACATCCAGCGCCCTGGCCCGGGTGACGCCGGACAAGCAGATCAGGCTGGTCCGCGGCGACCGCGAGGCGTTCGGCCTGCACGGCCGGTCGGCTGAGCAGCGCGTCGCCCTCGACCTGCTGCTCGACACCGAGGTCGGCATCGTCTCGCTGGGCGGACGAGCCGGTACGGGCAAGTCGGCGCTGGCCCTGTGCGCGGGTCTGGAAGCGGTGATGGAACGGCGCCAGCACCGCAAGGTCGTGGTCTTCCGGCCGCTGTACGCGGTGGGCGGGCAGGAGTTGGGCTACCTGCCGGGTTCGGAGACCGAGAAGATGCAGCCCTGGGCACAGGCCGTGTTCGACACGCTGGGCGCGCTGGTGAGCCAGGACGTGGTCGAGGAGATCATGGACCGGGGCATGCTCGAGGTCCTGCCCCTGACCCACATCCGGGGGCGGTCGCTGCACGACTCGTACGTGATCGTCGACGAGGCGCAGTCGTTGGAGCGCAACGTCCTGCTCACGGTCCTGTCGCGGCTGGGTGCCAACTCCCGGGTGGTGCTGACCCACGACGTCGCCCAGCGCGACAACCTCAGGGTGGGGCGGCACGACGGTGTGGCCGCGGTGATCGAGAAGCTCAAGGGCCACCCCTTGTTCGCACACATCACCCTGACCCGCTCGGAGCGCTCGCCGATCGCCGCCCTGGTGACCGAGATGCTGGAGGACTACGCGTCCTGA
- a CDS encoding DUF885 domain-containing protein — MDVVREYLLLGLRLGRLRPGLVDSYTGDPVLRRIVGDESRPHAAALAVRAADLRRAVADADLEPVRREFLHAQLVAMECTARALAGARIGFVAEVESYYQVTPVPGDQDRYLRVHRELDDLLPGRGPLAGRLADHRCADRVPRRRLKGAVEALSGALRGVVRSRFALPAGEAVEYEVVRDRSWSGFNHYLGGFRSRVAVNADLGHRMSTLPHLVAHESYPGHHTEHCRKEVGLAGHAERSLFLIDTPQCLMAEGLAELGLHAAVGPGWGRWAQDVLAELGLRMAGEACERVEAASAGLLAVRQDAALMLHDRGAHPDDVVAFLCRWLLVSEVRARQLVRFLGDPLWRAYTTTYVEGVRLLKAWLDVRPPAETLQDRYLRLLDEPLVPRMVQRELSAGIPRLSFDHGKIRPVGRVNLS; from the coding sequence ATGGACGTCGTCCGCGAGTACCTGCTCCTGGGTCTTCGCCTGGGCCGACTGCGTCCCGGTCTCGTCGACTCGTACACCGGCGACCCGGTGCTGCGGCGGATCGTCGGGGACGAGTCGCGTCCGCACGCCGCCGCGTTGGCCGTCCGTGCCGCCGACCTGCGTCGGGCCGTGGCGGACGCCGACCTGGAACCGGTCCGCCGCGAGTTCCTGCACGCGCAACTCGTCGCGATGGAGTGCACGGCCCGCGCGCTGGCCGGTGCGCGGATCGGGTTCGTCGCCGAGGTCGAGTCGTACTACCAGGTCACGCCCGTGCCCGGCGACCAGGACCGGTACTTGCGCGTGCACCGCGAACTCGACGACCTGCTGCCCGGCCGGGGTCCGCTGGCCGGGCGGCTCGCCGATCACCGGTGCGCCGACCGCGTGCCGCGCCGACGGCTCAAGGGCGCGGTCGAGGCGTTGTCCGGCGCGCTGCGGGGCGTGGTGCGGTCGCGGTTTGCGCTGCCCGCCGGGGAGGCGGTCGAGTACGAGGTCGTCCGGGACCGGTCGTGGAGCGGGTTCAACCACTACCTGGGCGGGTTCCGGTCGCGCGTCGCGGTCAACGCCGACCTCGGCCACCGCATGTCCACGTTGCCGCACCTCGTGGCGCACGAGTCGTACCCGGGTCATCACACCGAGCACTGCCGCAAGGAGGTCGGGCTCGCCGGCCACGCCGAGCGGTCGCTGTTCCTGATCGACACGCCGCAGTGCCTGATGGCCGAGGGCCTGGCCGAACTCGGGCTGCACGCGGCCGTCGGACCGGGATGGGGGCGGTGGGCGCAGGACGTCCTGGCCGAACTCGGCCTGCGGATGGCGGGCGAGGCGTGCGAACGCGTCGAGGCGGCGTCGGCCGGGCTGCTCGCGGTCCGGCAGGACGCGGCGTTGATGCTGCACGACCGGGGCGCCCACCCCGACGACGTGGTGGCGTTCCTGTGCCGGTGGCTGCTGGTGTCCGAGGTGCGGGCGCGGCAGCTGGTGCGCTTCCTCGGTGACCCTCTGTGGCGGGCGTACACCACAACGTACGTGGAAGGCGTCCGGTTGCTGAAAGCATGGCTGGACGTGCGTCCACCCGCTGAGACGCTCCAGGACCGGTATCTGCGCCTTCTGGACGAACCGCTTGTGCCTCGAATGGTTCAACGGGAACTGTCGGCAGGAATTCCCCGATTGTCCTTCGACCATGGCAAAATCCGACCGGTGGGTCGTGTGAACCTGTCCTGA
- a CDS encoding isoprenyl transferase: protein MGVREHVKHVLLKGYEFRLNRWLAGKQRPRHVGVVLDGNRRWAREAGFEDVAHGHRAGARKILELLAWCREAEVEVVTLWMLSTDNLDRPAAELLPLLDIIADIVDEIAEPGNPWRVRHVGALDMLPTETAARLSAAALRTADRTGLVVNVAVGYGGRQEIADAVRKLLQKHAESGGTIEELAEVLDVDHIAEHLYTSGQPDPDLLIRTSGEQRLSGFMLWQSAHSEFWFCEAYWPEFRRTDFLRALRDYAIRHRRFGS, encoded by the coding sequence GTGGGTGTCCGCGAGCATGTCAAGCACGTTCTCCTCAAAGGCTACGAGTTCCGGCTGAACCGGTGGCTCGCCGGCAAACAACGACCACGGCACGTGGGCGTCGTGCTCGACGGGAACCGCAGGTGGGCTCGTGAAGCCGGGTTCGAGGACGTGGCGCACGGGCACCGGGCCGGTGCGCGCAAGATCCTCGAACTGCTCGCCTGGTGCCGCGAGGCCGAGGTCGAGGTCGTCACGCTGTGGATGCTGTCGACGGACAACCTGGACCGCCCGGCCGCGGAACTCCTGCCGCTGCTGGACATCATCGCCGACATCGTCGACGAGATCGCCGAACCCGGTAACCCGTGGCGCGTGCGGCACGTCGGCGCGCTCGACATGCTGCCGACCGAGACCGCGGCCCGGCTGTCCGCCGCCGCCCTGCGCACGGCCGACCGCACCGGCCTGGTCGTCAACGTCGCCGTGGGCTACGGCGGCCGGCAGGAGATCGCCGACGCGGTCCGCAAGCTGCTCCAGAAGCACGCCGAGTCCGGCGGCACGATCGAGGAACTGGCCGAGGTCCTCGACGTCGACCACATCGCCGAGCACCTGTACACCTCCGGCCAGCCCGACCCCGACCTGCTCATCCGCACGTCCGGCGAGCAGCGGCTGTCCGGGTTCATGCTGTGGCAGTCGGCGCACTCCGAGTTCTGGTTCTGCGAGGCGTACTGGCCGGAGTTCCGGCGGACCGACTTCCTGCGGGCGTTGCGCGACTACGCGATCAGGCACCGCCGCTTCGGTTCGTAA
- the trhA gene encoding PAQR family membrane homeostasis protein TrhA translates to MRGWLHLWSFVVSVGTGATLIALAASTASTKATLAVSVYGVTVLGLFGVSALYHRVNWVSARARTWMKRLDHSMIFVFIAGTYTPFALLAMPPDTGNVVLAVVWFGALGGVTLKLVWPHAPRWLGVPIYIALGWVAVFVLPDLLEHVGVGALVLIVVGGLLYTAGAIFYASRWPDPWPRVFGYHEFFHAATVVAALCHYIAIWFAVYS, encoded by the coding sequence ATGCGGGGCTGGCTGCACCTCTGGTCGTTCGTCGTGTCGGTCGGCACGGGGGCGACGTTGATCGCGCTCGCGGCGTCGACCGCGTCCACGAAGGCCACGCTGGCCGTGTCGGTGTACGGCGTGACGGTGCTGGGCCTGTTCGGCGTGAGCGCGCTCTACCACCGGGTGAACTGGGTGAGCGCCAGGGCGCGGACGTGGATGAAGCGCCTGGACCACTCGATGATCTTCGTGTTCATCGCGGGCACCTACACGCCGTTCGCGCTGTTGGCGATGCCGCCGGACACGGGCAACGTCGTGCTGGCCGTGGTGTGGTTCGGCGCGCTGGGCGGCGTGACGTTGAAGCTAGTCTGGCCGCACGCCCCGCGCTGGCTGGGTGTGCCGATCTACATCGCGCTGGGCTGGGTGGCGGTCTTCGTGCTGCCGGACCTGCTGGAGCACGTCGGGGTCGGAGCGTTGGTGCTGATCGTGGTCGGCGGCCTGCTGTACACGGCGGGCGCGATCTTCTACGCCTCCCGCTGGCCCGACCCGTGGCCCCGGGTGTTCGGCTACCACGAGTTCTTCCACGCGGCGACGGTCGTCGCCGCGTTGTGCCACTACATCGCCATCTGGTTCGCGGTCTACTCCTGA